TTTTTCTGGTGAGTTCCGCCAAGGACACACCCCTGGAAAAAAATCACGGACACACAGTCAGAGATGTTCCTGTGTTTGTTGTAAGTACATTTTGCCCAGCACTTTTTTCACCGCATCTTTGACTTCTTTGTTTCTTAAACTGTAAATTATGGGATTCAGCATAGGCGTAAGCACTCCATAAAGCAATGAGATGATTTTATCTATTTCTTGTGAGCCTGATGAAGAAGGCTTTAGGTACATGGAGAGGGCAGCCCCGTAATACAAGATGACCACAGTCAAGTGGGCACCACAAGTAGAAAAAGCTTTGTTTCTGCCCTCTGCTGAGCTGATTCTCAGAATAGTGGAAAGGatgaagacataagagatgcaaattAAGAGCATTGGAATGGGCAGGAGGAGCACACTGATCACCAGCATGACTGTGTCCATGAGCAGAGACCGTGTGCAAGCTAGCTTCAGCACTGCCAGAATTTCACACGTGAAGTGGTCAATGAGATTCCCACAGCGGGGTATCCGTAGGGCGAAGCTGGTTTCCAGCAGGGCTGTCAGAGAGCCCGTCACCCAGGAGATGGTGGCCATCTGCACACAGACCTGTCTGTTCATGATGACGGGGTATCTCAGCGGGCTGCAAATGGCCACATAACGGTCATACGCCATCACAGCCAGGAGCACACACTCCGTGGAGCCCATGGCAAGGGACAGATACATCTGTACAgcacacccagaaaagatgatGGTTTTCTGGGATGACAGCAAGTTCACCAGCAAAGTAGGAATCGAAGCAGATGTGTAACAAATATCCATGAAAGAGAGATTTCCAAGGAACAAGTACATGGGAGTCTGAAGGCGTGAGTCTACGACAGTGATTAAAATAAGAATGCTGTTGCCCAAGAGGGTTATCAGATACATTAAAAGGCTGAAGATGAAGAGAACAATCTCTAACTTTGGGTATCTAGAAAAACCTTCCAGGAAAAAGAAACTCCAGCTGGTGAGATTTTCGCCTTGCATTCGCTTCCTTTTACCTGTAGTTATTCTAATATGATTCTATTCGCTTTATCTGAGGACAAAAACGGATAGATAAAGTATAATGTTCATTGACTTAGGAAAACACTTTTGCACTTATTTCCActattaaaaacacaattttacCACAAAAAGTCACAGGACAATGTATCTATTGATCGAAGAGGAGGGGAAACAGGTTAGATCTACATAAAAAGTTGcttctttcaaaacaaaatttagagaagagtgaatttgaaaacaagaataaacaaatttaatatGTGAGTCTCAGCTTGTAATCCTTTGCTTGGCACACAGCGGGCCTTCAGTAAACAGTTGAAAGTACTCAGtgatgaaaaatatgaaagaacaaTGAATATATTATTGAGCACTAATTAGAAAAGTcagtcaaataaatgaagaaaagaaagcacatttgtaaaaataaaaaccgGTAATGATCTTCactggaagaaaaggagaattcTTGGAAGGAAcaagtaaatgaattttaaactaACACCTATGAAGTTCTGGCCAGCTAACAGCTTGGAGGTCCATATACTTGTTTCAAAAATGGTGACATTGTTTGTAGTGT
Above is a window of Bos indicus isolate NIAB-ARS_2022 breed Sahiwal x Tharparkar chromosome 8, NIAB-ARS_B.indTharparkar_mat_pri_1.0, whole genome shotgun sequence DNA encoding:
- the OR2K2 gene encoding olfactory receptor 2K2; protein product: MQGENLTSWSFFFLEGFSRYPKLEIVLFIFSLLMYLITLLGNSILILITVVDSRLQTPMYLFLGNLSFMDICYTSASIPTLLVNLLSSQKTIIFSGCAVQMYLSLAMGSTECVLLAVMAYDRYVAICSPLRYPVIMNRQVCVQMATISWVTGSLTALLETSFALRIPRCGNLIDHFTCEILAVLKLACTRSLLMDTVMLVISVLLLPIPMLLICISYVFILSTILRISSAEGRNKAFSTCGAHLTVVILYYGAALSMYLKPSSSGSQEIDKIISLLYGVLTPMLNPIIYSLRNKEVKDAVKKVLGKMYLQQTQEHL